The Ficedula albicollis isolate OC2 chromosome 6, FicAlb1.5, whole genome shotgun sequence genome has a window encoding:
- the ELOVL3 gene encoding elongation of very long chain fatty acids protein 3 gives MEENWQKSFIACIIYFILIFGIQHFMKERRPFNLRVPLVLWSFSLTLFSIIAACRTWKQMAFLLLNKGFKQSLCSKSFYVHPVSKLWIYLFALSKLVELGDTLFIVLRKKKLIFLHWYHHFFTLILSWYSYKIMASGLGWNAALNLSIHSVVYSYYTVTAMGFRVPKPIMMAITTSQIVQMVGFAVLCIFVVLWRNDKGCQTNWPVILISFVLYTTLLALFYNFFRETYLRSAQKSKWN, from the exons ATGGAGGAGAATTg GCAAAAGTCTTTTATTGcttgtattatttatttcatcCTGATCTTCGGAATCCAGCATTTCATGAAGGAACGGAGACCCTTCAATCTGCGTGTACCTCTGGTCCTGTGGTCCTTCAGCCTGACTTTGTTCAG TATCATTGCAGCCTGTCGGACCTGGAAGCAGATGGCCTTCCTCCTCCTTAACAAGGGATTTAAGCAATCACTGTGTAGTAAATCTTTTTACGTCCACCCTGTTTCCAAGCTGTGGATCTATCTATTTGCACTGAGCAAACTTGTCGAACTGG GTGACACTCTGTTCATTGTTCTCCGGAAAAAGAAGCTCATCTTCCTCCACTGGTACCACCACTTTTTCACACTGATTTTATCCTGGTATAGCTATAAGATTATGGCGTCTGGTCTGGGGTGGAACGCAGCCTTGAACCTCAGTATCCATTCTGTGGTGTACTCCTACTACACTGTGACAGCCATGGGCTTCCGGGTACCCAAACCCATCATGATGGCAATCACCACTTCACAGATTGTGCAGATGGTAGGATTTGCAGTACTTTGCATCTTTGTTGTCTTATGGAGGAATGATAAGGGCTGCCAAACTAACTGGCCAGTGATTCTCATTTCATTTGTCTTGTATACCACTTTATTGGCTCTCTTCTACAACTTCTTCAGGGAAACTTACCTGAGAAGTGCCCAGAAATCAAAGTGGAATTAA